The Clostridia bacterium DNA segment TGTCGCAATTTTTGCTTCTTCCTTTAATTTGTCAATTTTATTCATTAGTTCTTCTTTTTCTAAAATGAGCAAATTATAATGAGGCATATTATTAAAAGCGTTTTTTTCCTGTTCGGAAAGAGAATTTATTAAAATGGTAGTATCAAAAAGTTCTTTTTTAATATTTTCCTTTTCTTTTTGCAAAGACTCTAAAGTGTAAGACGGTTCTTCAAAATAATGATTTAAGATACTTTCATTATAATCTTTTAAAGACAGGGTTAAAAATTCTATCCTTTGTTTTATAAGATTATTATCCCCCTCATTTTTTAAGAAGTCTTCCTTTTGTCTAATGTATTCATCAACGCTTGTAATGTTATATTTATTAAGAAGATAAGTGTATTCTTCTTTTTTGTTTTTTATAATCTCATTTGTTTTATTCTTTCTGTAAAAGTCAATTAAAAGATAAGCGCCTATTAAACTTAAAAAACCAAGGTATAAGTTTATAAAGGATAAAACAAAAGATAAAACTATAATACCTATCCCTGAAATTAATGAAAATAAAGTGTTTTTTCTATTGAAATTAAAGTTTTCAAATGCCTTTAATTTTTCTAAATCAGATGGTGGTATTTCATTAAAAGAAATCTTGCTTTTTTGCGCCTTTTCCTTTAAACTTTCAATTTCTTTTCTTATATTTACCTGTTCGTTTGCATTTTTATATTCTTTATATTTTAATATGTATTCTTCCTTTTTTTCTATGTTTTTTAGTTGCTCTTTAAATGCTTGTTCGTTTTTTATAAGTTGCTCTTTTTTTTCTTTGGTACTTTTTAATGATTCCTTAATTTCGGTAAGATTATATAATGCTTCTTCTACTTCTTTAAGTCTTACTGAAAGGGGATAAATTTTGCCCGACTGTGTCTTTCTCTCAAACAAAAGAATTTCATCTTTAATTTCTTTTAAAACATCGCTTAAATCTATATCTATAATGTTATTTTCATTCTTTGATAATGTGTCATGCACATATTCTTTGTTATGCATTATGTTTGCAATTTGTTCAGTATCTTTTATGTAGCATACCGAGTCAAACATTTCTTCCGAAATATTAAAAAAATCTTCGCCTATATTTATAGACTCTAAGTTATAAGCTTCGCCTGTATCTGAATTTATGGTTTTAATTAAAGTTTTTGCGTTGGTTTTTCCTAAAGTAACAAGGCTTTTTAAGTTAACCTTAGAATCCAAAGTATAATCTGCATCAAAAGAGCCTTTGGTTTCATTAAGTGGAATAAAGTTCTTTTTATATTTTCCTTTTCCATTTAAATCAGCATAAAACAAGGTTTTTAAAGCAGTGGAAATTGTAGTTTTACCTGATTCATTTTTTCCCATAAAAATATTTAAATTAGGGGAAAATAAAAATTCCTTATTTTCAAACTTACCGTATTTTTTTAAAAACAGTTTATTTATAATCATAATTTCTTAACCCCGTATTCTATAACCTTCATAATATAGGAAGGGTCTTCATCCTTTAATTCTTTAAGGGCATTTCTTATAAATTCGCCCCTTATGGAATCTTCGTCTTTTAAAAGGTCTAAATTATATTTTGTAGTTAAATTAAAGTCTGATTTTATATATAAAAGGTTTTTGGAAAGTTCGCCTAAAATGTAGTCTTTATCTAAATTAAAACCGTCTTTTATATAACCTGTTATATTTATATTAAAAAGTGTTTTTGAAATATTAAAATCTGAAATTTTAGATTTAACCAAAGATATAATATCATCGTTGGTTTCAATATTATCTAAATTAACTGTAAGTTCTTTAAAAATATGCTCATAAACAGGCACTTTTTCATACTTTAAAAAGCCTTTTTCAAGTTCGCATAAGAAAACACTCATATCGCCTGTTTCTTTAAAAGTTGTGCCCTGAGGAGTTCCTGAATATCCGAAGTAAGTCTTATCGGCTTTATTTATATCAGGGTTAAGATGAATATGCCCTAAAGCAACATAATCAGCCTTTGTGTTTATTATATCCTCGCTTGTTACAGGGTTATAGTAACTGTCCTTTACTAAGTCTGCATGTAATAATATAATGTTTAACTTATCTTCATCACTTACTCTAAAATCTTTAAGAGTGTTGTCAATTTTATGATAAGAAGAAAAGGAATAACCGTAAATATCAGCATCTTTATATGTAACTTTTTCTATATCAGAAGAGAAAATATAAACATTTTCCCCAAAGTCTTCGTTTTCATAAATACTGTCTTTTGTTTTAGGGTCGTGGTTTCCGCATACTATAAAAATTTTAAAATCAGCCCTGTTAAACTCACTCTTTACAAAAGAAATCAGGGAAGCGGAAACAAAGTTTGAATCAAATAAATCTCCTGCAATAAAAAGAGCATCAATTTTTTTATTTAAGCCAAGGTCAATAATATTAGAAAGAACTTTTTTGTGATTTTCATTTAAACTAAGCGCAGTGTCATCAGAAAATGAAGAACTGTATTTATATCCTAAATGTAAATCTGCAGTATGAATAAATCTCATTTAAAAAATCCTTTCTTGTTTTTTTAATAATTTTGGTATATAATAGATATGTTATTTTAATATGCGCCATTAGCTCAGTCCGGAAGAGCAATCGGCTTCGAACCGATGCGTCGGGGGTTCAAATCCCTCATGGCGTACCAAAAATCGACATTCTTCGACAGGGGAATGTCGATTTTACTTATTACCTATTCACTATTCACTTTTCCCTAAAAATACTTAGAGTTATTCTTCCCCCAAAACTTCATTTAAAAGTTCAAAAATTCTGTCTTTCTTTCCTGCAATATATAAATATCCGATAAGTGCTTCAAAGCCTGTTGCGCGTCTGTAATCTACAATATCTGCATTTTTTGCACTTGTGTATGAGTGAGCATTTCTTCCTCTTTTAAAAACTAAAGTTTCTTCTTCGCTAAGAAGAGGTAAAATCATTTCCATAATATCCGACTGAGCCTTTGCCTTAACAAAGCCTGTAGCCTCTTTGTGAAGTTTGTTAACCTGCATATTATTTTTTGCAACAATCATAGAACGGATATATAATTCATATACTGCATCACCTAAGTATGCAAGTACCAATGGCGAATACTCATTTAAATTTTTAAATTCAAAATTATCTATCACTATGCTCTTCTCCACTTAACTCCCTGACGGGTGTCTTCTAAAATAATTCCCATATTTAAAAGTTCATCTCTTATTTCATCTGCTCTTTTAAAGTCTTTTTGTTTTCGTGCTTCCTGCCTTTTTTCAATAAGCGCTTCAACCTCTTTTGATAAATCGTCTTCCTCTAAGTTATAGTTAATTCCAAGCACATCAATAAGTTCTTCTATTAAAGCGATAGTTTTTAAAAGCAGTTCTTTTGAGTAAGAAGAGTCATTGTTAATCTTTGTATTAACATCACGAACAAGTGTAAAAATATGTGCAATAGCGTCTGCTGTGTTTAAATCGTCATCCATTGCTTCTTTGAATTTATCTTTATATGTTAAAAATGAATTGTAAATTTCTTCTTCATCCTTTGTAAAAGATAAGTCAGACGAATTTTCTAAAATAAACTTAAGATTTTTAATAGTGTTTAAAATTCTTTCCAACCCTGTTTTAGCCTGAGTTACCAAATCTTTTGAAAAATTTATAGGGCTTCTGTAATGAGCAGATAACATAAAGAATCTTATAACAGGGTAGTCAAACTCTTTTACAATATCTCTTACTGTAAAGAAGTTGCCCTTAGATTTAGACATTTTTTCATTATCAATATTTATAAAACCGTTGTGAAGCCAGTAGTTTGCAAAAGGCTTTCCTGACAATGCTTCACTTTGTGCAATTTCGTTTTCGTGATGAGGGAAGATAAGGTCTTTTCCTCCGCTGTGAATATCAATAGTATCGCCAAGGTATTTGTTAACCATAGCAGAACATTCGATATGCCAGCCTGGTCTTCCTTGGCCCCAAGGGCTTTCCCAGTATGGCTCTCCCTCTTTTTTATTCTTCCATAAAACAAAGTCCATAGGGTCTTCTTTATCAGTATTAACCTCTATTCTTGCACCAACTTCAAGGTCTTCTAAAGGCTGGTGTGAAAGTTTTCCGTATGCCTTAAATTTCTTTGTTCTAAAATATACATTTCCATCAACGTTATAAGCATAGCCTTTTTCTTCAAGTTTTTTAACCGTGTCAATAATAGCATCTATATTTTCAGTTGCCTTAGGATGAATGGTAGCCTCTTTAATTCCAAGACCTTTGGCATCTATAAAATATTCTTTTATAAATTTATCTGCAAGTTCTTTAACAGTTATCCCTTCAGCATTGGCATTTTTAATCATTTTATCGTCAATATCGGTAAAATTCTGCACAAAAGTAACTTTATATCCCACATATTCCAAATATCTTCTTAATGTATCAAATATTATAAACGGTCTTGCGTTTCCTATATGAAAATAATTATAAACGGTAGGACCGCAGGAATACATTTTAACCTCGTTGGGATTTATAGGCTTAAATTCTTCCTTTTTATTTGTAAGTGAATTATATACTTTCATTATTACTATCCTTTCTTAAACTCTCTATTTCTTTTTCTAAATCTCTAACTCTGTGTAAGATTTTACATAATTCCTGACTTATAGGGTCGGGAATGTGTGTCTGGTCAAGTTCGTCTTTAACCCTTATATTGTCTACCTTGACAACTCTGGCAGGCACGCCGACACAAGTGCAGTTTGCAGGAACGTAAGAGAGCACTACTGCATTAGCAGCAATTTTAGAATTATCTCCCACTGTAAAAGGCCCTAACACTTTAGCACCCGAGCCAATCATAACATTGTTGCCGATGGTTGGATGACGCTTTCCGACATCTTTACCGGTACCGCCTAAAGTAACCCCCTGATAAATGGTGCAGTTTTCGCCTAACTCTGCAGTTTCGCCGATAACAACCCCCATACCATGGTCGATAAAGCAACCCTTTTTGATTTTTGCTCCGGGATGTATTTCAATACCTGTAGCCGCCCTTGTAATCTGAGATATCAGACGGGCAAGAAATCTTAATTTTATATTATATAATCTGTGGGCAACTCTATGCCAGAAAAGTGCAGCAACCGACGGATAAAGAAGGAATATTTCAAAACTGCTTCTTGCCGCAGGGTCCCTTTCCTTAACTGCTTTTATATCAGCCCTTAAGTAATCAAACATAAATTGTACCTCTTATATATTATTTATCAATTTATTATACTATATATACTAAATAAAAGCAAACATTTTTAAATACAAATCGTTGATTTTTTAGGGGATTTAAAGTATAATGAATTAAAGTGAAAGTTGAAATTACAAACTTGAAAAAAGGGGAGGTAAGGTAATGTTAGCAAGAATTCATACTTGCGCACTCTATGGGATAGACAGTTTTATTATAGATGTTGAATCGGATATCTCCAACGGAATGGCAACCTTTGAAATAGTTGGTTTAGGAGATACTGCAGTAAAAGAATCAAAGGAAAGAATAAAAGCATCTTTAAAAAGTGTTGGCAGTCATCTTTACAGAGATAAAATAGTTGTAAATCTTGCTCCTGCATCTATTAAAAAAGAGGGTTCTCATTTAGATTTGCCTATTGCTTTATCCATACTCTCAAAAGAATATAACTTTTCAAAAGAGATAATAGATTCATCGGTTTTTATAGGGGAACTTGCTCTTAACGGAGAGTTAAGAAGTGTTGACGGGATACTTCCTATGGTAATTTCTGCTTATGAAAAAGGGTTTAAAAATGTCTTTTTATCATATGACAACATAAAGGAAGCGGCAATAGTTAAAGATATTAATATTTATCCTGTAAAGCATATTGAAGAATGTATATTGCACCTTACTAAAAGCAGTGAAATTCCAAAATATACGAGCGAAGAAAGTGAAATTAAAAATGAGATAGAGAATTTAGATTTTTCCGATGTTAAGGGGCAGGATGATATAAAAAGAGCGCTCTTGGTTGCCGCGTCAGGTAATCATAATTTTCTGATGGTTGGAACACCCGGCTCAGGTAAAACAATGATAGCAGAAAGAATTCCTACAATACTGCCTCCTCTTTCATTTTCGGAAGCGCTGGAAGTATCAAAGATATACAGCGTGGCAGGGCTTATAGAAAAGGACAAGCCTCTTATTACCAAACGCCCTTTCAGGCAGGTTCATCATACAATTTCTACGGTGGGAATAACAGGCGGCGGAAGAATTCCAAAACCTGGCGAGATTACTCTTGCCCACAGGGGAGTTTTATTTCTTGATGAACTTTTGGAATTTAAAAAGGATGCATTAGAAACTTTAAGGCAACCTGTGGAAGAGGGAAAGGTTACAGTTACAAGAGTTTCAGGCTCGGTTACATATCCTTGCAATGTAATGCTTATAGCATCTCTTAACCCTTGTCCTTGCGGATATTATGGCTCGAATGTTAAGGAATGTACTTGCTCTGATGCCCAGATAAGAAACTATATGAAAAAAATAAGCGGACCTTTACTTGACAGAATTGATATCCAGATAGAAGTGCCTAATGTTTTATATAAAGATATATCGGACGAGAAATCTAAAATTTCAAGCAAGGTAATGGCAGAAATGGTGTTAACTGCTCGTGAAATTCAAAAAGAAAGATATAAAGATTTTGGTTTTTTAACAAATAAGGATATTCCTGCAGGGCTTATTGATAAGTTTTGTCCGCTTGGCGAAAAGGAAAAAGCACTTATGGAAATGGCATATAATAATCTTGGACTTTCTGCCCGTGCACATTCTAAAATTTTAAAAGTAGCAAGAACTATTGCAGACTTAGAAGGGGCAAAAGATATATCTGTCAGTCATTTGGCAGAAGCAATACAATACAGAAATCTTGACAAAAAATATTTTTAAAAAAGGGGGAATAAATATGCAACTGTTTGCACTGATTTTAAAGAAAACAGAACTTGTGGATATTCTTATGAAAGAACTTTTTGAAGCGGGAATAAAAGGCGGAACACTAATTAACGGAGAGGGAATGGCAAAAGCACTTAATAATTTTGATGATATTCCAGTGTTCGGCATTTTAAGACGCGCATGGGACGAGCCTGACAGAGAAATGGTTAAAACTCTTCTTCTTGTATTAAAAGACGAGCAGGTTCAGGTAGCAATAGATACCGTTAAAAAAGTAATAGGTGATTTAAACGAGCCAAACACAGGAATTATGTTCACTATGCCTGTCAATATTGTTGAAGGGTTTGGTGGAAATGCTTAGTCTTAATATGCTTACATATCTTGCAATCGCAATTTTTACAGGTCTTCTTGCTGGTAAACTTATGAAAGTTTTTAAACTTCCCAATGTTACAGGCTATATTATTTTCGGGCTTATAATAGGCCCATATGTTTTAGGAATACTTCCTAAAGATATTGTTCACTCTATGTCTATAATTTCAGATGTGGCACTTGGTTTTATAGCCTTTTCAATAGGTTCGGAATTTAAACTTTCCTATCTTAAAAAAATAGGCAAATCTCCACTTGTTATTGCCTTTTGCGAAGGCTTTGGCGCAACAATTTTAGTAGACCTTATATTATATTTAATAACAAAAGATATAAAATTCTCACTTGTGCTTGGTGCTATTGCATCGGCAACAGCACCTGCAGCAACTATTATGGTTGTAAAGCAGTATAAAGCAAAAGGCCCTGTTACTGACACATTACTTCCTGTTGTTGCAATAGATGACGCAGTTGCACTAATAGCGTTCGGAATTTCCGTTGCTATCGCTAAAATTATAGGAAGCACAGGGGATGTTAATCTATTGGAAACAATAATGAGCCCTGTTATAGAAATTGTGGGCGGACTTTTATTTGGTGGAATACTGGGGATAACATTTACTGCGCTTATCAAATGGTTTACAGGAAGAGGGAACCGTCTTGCAGTTGCTATCGGTATGGTTTGCCTTTGTGTAGGAGTATCCTCTCTTTGCTCCTTTTCTTCACTTTTAGCATGTATGGCAATGGGTGCAGTTTTAATTAACACATCTACAAAATATACAGAACTTTTCGCACTTACTGATAGATTTACTCCACCTTTATTTTTATTGTTCTTTGTAGTGTCAGGAGCAGAACTTAATATCGGTATTCTTCCGTCGGTAGGAATAATCGGTGCTGTATACATAATCGTAAGAGTTATAGGTAAAATGAGCGGAGCATCTTTTGGCGCAGTAATAAGCCAGGCACCAATAAATGTAAGAAAATATCTTGGCCCGACGTTAATACCTCAGGCAGGAGTTGCTATCGGTCTTTCAATGGCTGCGATGACAGTAGTTCCCGAATACGGTTCAAAAATAAGAGCAATTATACTTTGTGCAACAATAGTTTATGAACTTGTAGGCCCTGTTATAACAAAAATTACACTTAAAAAAGCAGGGGAAATATCCGAAGACTTATAATAGGGATGTTAAAAATGCCTGGAACGCAAAAAGTTAATTATATTAAGCATTTAAATATTCATAATATATAAAGGTAATGGTAAAAAGGTAAAGATTTTTAAGAAACTTAAAAATCTTTGTAATTTAAAACTTTTTGCTATGAACAAACATAACCATTAAAGTATTATACGAACACGCCTTAAAACCTTTAAAACTGGCTTTTTCTTCGTTGTCAATTTCGATATACCTCGTATTATCGAAATCTTTCGCCTTGAAAAATCTTATTTTTAAAGGTTTATAAGGTTCAAAGAATTTTAGAATTAACAAATTTTTAGATAGAATTAGGCAAAAGCCTTGGGAATATTTTTATATTCTCAAGGCTTTTAACGACATAATATCAGAAATTTGTAATTCCAAAACGAGTTTGTATAATACTTTAATGGTTACACACTCGACGTACCTTTGTACGCCTTCGGGTAACCCAAAGCAAAGCTTTGGCTAAGTTTGTCCATTCCAAACATTTTTTCCTATCCCTTAAAAAGCAGGGATGTTAAAAATACTTGGAAATTAAAAACTTAAAGATTAAAAAAAGGCGTTATCAGAAAGTTTGACTTTCTGATAACGCCTTATATTTTAACATAAAAACTTATTTACTTTTAATATATTCATCAATAGCCTTAGCAGCAGCCTTTCCTGCACCCATAGCAAGAATAACAGTTGCTGCGCCTGTAACAGCATCTCCACCGGCATATACGCCAGGAATACTTGTTGCGCCTGTTTTTTCGTCTGTGATAATTCCGCCCCAACTCTGAGTGTCTAACCCTTTGGTTGTGTTTTTAATAAGTGGGTTAGGGGACTGGCCGATAGCGATAACAACAGTGTCCATAGGAAGAACATATTCGGAGTTTTCTTTAACAACCGGTCTTCTTCTTCCTGACTGATCAGGTTCGCCAAGTTCCATTTCAACACATTTAAGGCCTGTTACCCATCCGTCTTCATTTCCAACAACTTCGATTGGATTTGTAAGCATTTTAAAGATTATGCCTTCTTCTTTTGCGTGATGCACTTCTTCAAGTCTTGCAGGCATTTCTTCTTCACTTCTTCTGTAAACTATATAAACATTATCTGCGCCAAGACGTTTTGCACATCTTGCAGCATCCATAGCAACATTACCACCACCCACAATGGCAACATTTTTGCCTATTGTAATAGGTGTATCTGCTTCAGGCCAACGGTAAGCATTCATAAGATTGATTCTTGTTAAGAATTCATTTGCAGAATATACTCCGTTTAAGTTTTCGCCAGGCATATTCATAAACTTAGGAAGACCTGCACCAGAACCGATAAATACAGCACTGAAGCCTTCTTCGTTCATAAGTTCGTCAATATTTATTGATTTACCGATAACAACGTTTAATTCAATTTTAACGCCTAATTCTTTTAATTTATCAATTTCTTTTTGCACAATTTCTTTCTTTGGAAGACGGAATTCAGGAATACCGTAAACCAAAACGCCTCCTGCCTTATGGAAGGCTTCAAAAACTGTAACATCATATCCTAATTTAGCAAGGTCTCCTGCACAGGTTAAAGATGCAGGACCAGCACCGACAATCGCTACTTTTTTACCGTTAGGCTCAGGTTTTTTAAGTTCATTTTTAGAATTTTCCATAGCCCAGTCCGCAGCAAATCTCTCAAGTCTTCCTATACCTACGCTTTCGCCTTTAATACCTCTTACGCAGTGTTTTTCACACTGATTTTCCTGAGGGCAAACTCTTCCGCAGATAGCAGGTAAAGCACTTGTTTCTGAAATTTTATCATACGCTCCCTGGAAATCTCCCTCTTTTATAAGCGATATAAAATCAGGAATCTGAACATTAACAGGGCAACCGTTAACACAAGGTTTGTTTTTACAGTTTAAGCATCTTTCCGCTTCTTCCATTGCCATTTCTTTAGTGTATCCTAAAGCAACTTCTTTAAAGTTTTTATTTCTTATATTCGGGTCTTGTTCAGGCATTTTAACCTTTTGTAAAGACATATTAGCCATTATTTTGCACCTCTCATTCTACAATCATCACAAGCCTTTTTCTCCTGAGTTTTAAACATAGCCTGTCTTCTTATAGCGCCATCAAAATCAACTAAATGGCCGTCAAAGTCAGGTCCGTCAACACAAGCAAACTTAGTTTCTCCGCCAACGGTAACACGGCATCCGCCGCACATTCCTGTACCGTCAATCATAACAGGGTTCATGCTGACAATAGTTTTAATTCCATATTCTTTTGTAAGATTACATACAAATTTCATCATCATTAAAGGACCGATAGCGATAACCAAATCGTACTCATTGCCATTTTCAATAAGTTCTTTTAACATATCGGTAACAAAGCCTTTTCTTCCGTTAGAGCCATCGTCAGTTGTGATATATAAGTTATCACATACTTTAGAAAGTTCATCTTCTAAGATAATTAAATCTTTATTTCTAAAACCTGCTATAAGGTCAACCTTTGCACCTTTATTAAACAATGCTTTTGCAGAAGGGTAAGCAATAGCAGTACCAAGACCACCGCCGATAACAGCAGCCTTTTTAACATTGTCTAAATGAGTAGCAACTCCAAGAGGGCCTACAAAGTCTAAAATATGCTCTCCCTCATTAAGTCTGCCAAGTTCAATAGTAGATTTTCCGATTTCCTGAAAAATTATTGTAACCGAGCCTTTTTCTCTGTCATAATCTGCAACTGTAAGAGGCACTCTTTCGCCCATTTCAGATACTCTTAATATGATGAACTGACCGGCTTCAACTTTTCTTGCAACATAAGGAGCATGAACTTCCATTAAAGTAATCTGCTCATTAAGTTTTTCTTTTCTTAAAATTTTGTACATATATATAACCTCCGTAATTATTTTTAGAGCACATTGTATTTTAACATATATTTATTTTTAAGTAAAGTATAAATATTTAGTAAAATAACTTCTAAATTTTTTTATTTAAAAGATTTTCGCCTATTTTATAAACATCTCCTGCACCGACTGTGAGAATAAGGTCATTCGGTTTTATGATATTTAAAAGATAATCTTCAATTTCTGTGAAAGTTGATAAGTATAGAGCGTTTGGAATTTTATCGGCAAGGTCTTTTGAAGAAATATTTAGTGTGTTAACCTCTCTTGCCGCATAAATATCTGCTATTATAACATTATCCGATGTTTTTAGGATATTAACAAAATCGTCAAATAATGCTTTCGTTCTCGTATAAGTATGAGGCTGAAAAATTATATATAAATTGTTATATTCCTTTTTCTTTGCAGATTTAATAGTTGTTTCAATTTCGGTAGGGTGATGAGCATAATCGTCGTAAATATATGCTCCCTTAAAAGTGCCTTTATATTCAAAACGCCTTTTTGCACCGTTAAAGTTTTCCAAGCCCTTTTTAATGCTTAAAAAATCAATGTTAAATAAAAGGGCAGTAAGGATAACCGAAAGAGCATTTAAAACATTGTGTTCTCCGTAAACTCCAAGTTGAATTTCGCCCATAAATTTATCTTTGTAATAAACACTAAATTTTGGTTTTCCGTCAATGTATTCTATATCTTTTGCATAGCAGTCAGCGTTACCTGATAAACCGAAAGTATATACTTTAACTTTAATGTCATCGGCAATTTCCATACATTCTTTATCTTCACAGTTTAAAA contains these protein-coding regions:
- a CDS encoding AAA family ATPase → MIINKLFLKKYGKFENKEFLFSPNLNIFMGKNESGKTTISTALKTLFYADLNGKGKYKKNFIPLNETKGSFDADYTLDSKVNLKSLVTLGKTNAKTLIKTINSDTGEAYNLESINIGEDFFNISEEMFDSVCYIKDTEQIANIMHNKEYVHDTLSKNENNIIDIDLSDVLKEIKDEILLFERKTQSGKIYPLSVRLKEVEEALYNLTEIKESLKSTKEKKEQLIKNEQAFKEQLKNIEKKEEYILKYKEYKNANEQVNIRKEIESLKEKAQKSKISFNEIPPSDLEKLKAFENFNFNRKNTLFSLISGIGIIVLSFVLSFINLYLGFLSLIGAYLLIDFYRKNKTNEIIKNKKEEYTYLLNKYNITSVDEYIRQKEDFLKNEGDNNLIKQRIEFLTLSLKDYNESILNHYFEEPSYTLESLQKEKENIKKELFDTTILINSLSEQEKNAFNNMPHYNLLILEKEELMNKIDKLKEEAKIATDCYNILNTTSNSFKSSYIPYLNNEVKNILNEIFDENVDYFNINDDLSCELRRENNTDIIPKDNFSKGTNGLIYFALRLSIYKLISENEKIPLILDDCFLDFDDERYEKIIQYIEKNVNSQIFYFTSHERIFNLTLANSTINRL
- a CDS encoding DNA repair exonuclease; the encoded protein is MRFIHTADLHLGYKYSSSFSDDTALSLNENHKKVLSNIIDLGLNKKIDALFIAGDLFDSNFVSASLISFVKSEFNRADFKIFIVCGNHDPKTKDSIYENEDFGENVYIFSSDIEKVTYKDADIYGYSFSSYHKIDNTLKDFRVSDEDKLNIILLHADLVKDSYYNPVTSEDIINTKADYVALGHIHLNPDINKADKTYFGYSGTPQGTTFKETGDMSVFLCELEKGFLKYEKVPVYEHIFKELTVNLDNIETNDDIISLVKSKISDFNISKTLFNINITGYIKDGFNLDKDYILGELSKNLLYIKSDFNLTTKYNLDLLKDEDSIRGEFIRNALKELKDEDPSYIMKVIEYGVKKL
- a CDS encoding ribonuclease III, whose protein sequence is MEKSIVIDNFEFKNLNEYSPLVLAYLGDAVYELYIRSMIVAKNNMQVNKLHKEATGFVKAKAQSDIMEMILPLLSEEETLVFKRGRNAHSYTSAKNADIVDYRRATGFEALIGYLYIAGKKDRIFELLNEVLGEE
- the cysS gene encoding cysteine--tRNA ligase: MKVYNSLTNKKEEFKPINPNEVKMYSCGPTVYNYFHIGNARPFIIFDTLRRYLEYVGYKVTFVQNFTDIDDKMIKNANAEGITVKELADKFIKEYFIDAKGLGIKEATIHPKATENIDAIIDTVKKLEEKGYAYNVDGNVYFRTKKFKAYGKLSHQPLEDLEVGARIEVNTDKEDPMDFVLWKNKKEGEPYWESPWGQGRPGWHIECSAMVNKYLGDTIDIHSGGKDLIFPHHENEIAQSEALSGKPFANYWLHNGFINIDNEKMSKSKGNFFTVRDIVKEFDYPVIRFFMLSAHYRSPINFSKDLVTQAKTGLERILNTIKNLKFILENSSDLSFTKDEEEIYNSFLTYKDKFKEAMDDDLNTADAIAHIFTLVRDVNTKINNDSSYSKELLLKTIALIEELIDVLGINYNLEEDDLSKEVEALIEKRQEARKQKDFKRADEIRDELLNMGIILEDTRQGVKWRRA
- the cysE gene encoding serine O-acetyltransferase, with product MFDYLRADIKAVKERDPAARSSFEIFLLYPSVAALFWHRVAHRLYNIKLRFLARLISQITRAATGIEIHPGAKIKKGCFIDHGMGVVIGETAELGENCTIYQGVTLGGTGKDVGKRHPTIGNNVMIGSGAKVLGPFTVGDNSKIAANAVVLSYVPANCTCVGVPARVVKVDNIRVKDELDQTHIPDPISQELCKILHRVRDLEKEIESLRKDSNNESI
- a CDS encoding YifB family Mg chelatase-like AAA ATPase, which codes for MLARIHTCALYGIDSFIIDVESDISNGMATFEIVGLGDTAVKESKERIKASLKSVGSHLYRDKIVVNLAPASIKKEGSHLDLPIALSILSKEYNFSKEIIDSSVFIGELALNGELRSVDGILPMVISAYEKGFKNVFLSYDNIKEAAIVKDINIYPVKHIEECILHLTKSSEIPKYTSEESEIKNEIENLDFSDVKGQDDIKRALLVAASGNHNFLMVGTPGSGKTMIAERIPTILPPLSFSEALEVSKIYSVAGLIEKDKPLITKRPFRQVHHTISTVGITGGGRIPKPGEITLAHRGVLFLDELLEFKKDALETLRQPVEEGKVTVTRVSGSVTYPCNVMLIASLNPCPCGYYGSNVKECTCSDAQIRNYMKKISGPLLDRIDIQIEVPNVLYKDISDEKSKISSKVMAEMVLTAREIQKERYKDFGFLTNKDIPAGLIDKFCPLGEKEKALMEMAYNNLGLSARAHSKILKVARTIADLEGAKDISVSHLAEAIQYRNLDKKYF
- a CDS encoding cation:proton antiporter — its product is MLSLNMLTYLAIAIFTGLLAGKLMKVFKLPNVTGYIIFGLIIGPYVLGILPKDIVHSMSIISDVALGFIAFSIGSEFKLSYLKKIGKSPLVIAFCEGFGATILVDLILYLITKDIKFSLVLGAIASATAPAATIMVVKQYKAKGPVTDTLLPVVAIDDAVALIAFGISVAIAKIIGSTGDVNLLETIMSPVIEIVGGLLFGGILGITFTALIKWFTGRGNRLAVAIGMVCLCVGVSSLCSFSSLLACMAMGAVLINTSTKYTELFALTDRFTPPLFLLFFVVSGAELNIGILPSVGIIGAVYIIVRVIGKMSGASFGAVISQAPINVRKYLGPTLIPQAGVAIGLSMAAMTVVPEYGSKIRAIILCATIVYELVGPVITKITLKKAGEISEDL
- the gltA gene encoding NADPH-dependent glutamate synthase produces the protein MANMSLQKVKMPEQDPNIRNKNFKEVALGYTKEMAMEEAERCLNCKNKPCVNGCPVNVQIPDFISLIKEGDFQGAYDKISETSALPAICGRVCPQENQCEKHCVRGIKGESVGIGRLERFAADWAMENSKNELKKPEPNGKKVAIVGAGPASLTCAGDLAKLGYDVTVFEAFHKAGGVLVYGIPEFRLPKKEIVQKEIDKLKELGVKIELNVVIGKSINIDELMNEEGFSAVFIGSGAGLPKFMNMPGENLNGVYSANEFLTRINLMNAYRWPEADTPITIGKNVAIVGGGNVAMDAARCAKRLGADNVYIVYRRSEEEMPARLEEVHHAKEEGIIFKMLTNPIEVVGNEDGWVTGLKCVEMELGEPDQSGRRRPVVKENSEYVLPMDTVVIAIGQSPNPLIKNTTKGLDTQSWGGIITDEKTGATSIPGVYAGGDAVTGAATVILAMGAGKAAAKAIDEYIKSK
- a CDS encoding sulfide/dihydroorotate dehydrogenase-like FAD/NAD-binding protein encodes the protein MYKILRKEKLNEQITLMEVHAPYVARKVEAGQFIILRVSEMGERVPLTVADYDREKGSVTIIFQEIGKSTIELGRLNEGEHILDFVGPLGVATHLDNVKKAAVIGGGLGTAIAYPSAKALFNKGAKVDLIAGFRNKDLIILEDELSKVCDNLYITTDDGSNGRKGFVTDMLKELIENGNEYDLVIAIGPLMMMKFVCNLTKEYGIKTIVSMNPVMIDGTGMCGGCRVTVGGETKFACVDGPDFDGHLVDFDGAIRRQAMFKTQEKKACDDCRMRGAK